A genomic segment from Mucilaginibacter terrenus encodes:
- a CDS encoding M14 family zinc carboxypeptidase, translating into MKKTLALFAFIFLFANSFAQLTPFEKSSDKNYTPTYPEIIGYYSSLAKQYPQMKLQNYGMTDAGKPLTLITLSRDKVFDPALIKKQNKRVLLINNGIHPGEPDGIDASMMLARDLLKKNLLPKDVVICIIALYNIDGNMNRGTSRANQNGPRAYGFRGNYRNLDLNRDFIKVDSRNALAFAQILNTWQPEVLLDNHVSDGADYQYVMTLIETQKDKQNPLLADYTAKTMTADLYKGMKKSGFEMIPYGAGESGLPDSGIVSFMETPRFSTGFAAQHNIISYMTETHMLKPYDKRVYATYYFMQHLIDICQRDAKVIGNLKKKADAEVSAQKSFALAWQLDNSKIDTITFKGFAADYKTSEVSGLKRLYYDRTKPYTKTVKFYNTYKPSVIVDKPLAYIIPQAWGKVIELLKLNKVAMKQFTHDTTLALQMYYIGDYKSPQRPYEGHYIHTGVKVNPIDMKVKFFEGDYVIYVNQPINRYVVETLEPQGVDSFFAWNFFDSVLGQKEYFSDYVFEDIAADLLKKDPELRKKLDDEKAKNPQMANSAGAQLNFVYRNSPYFEKTYLRYPVGRLLTDAKLDLK; encoded by the coding sequence ATGAAAAAAACGCTTGCGCTATTTGCCTTTATTTTCTTATTTGCTAACTCCTTTGCCCAGCTTACACCTTTTGAAAAAAGCAGCGATAAGAATTATACACCCACTTACCCGGAGATAATCGGTTATTACAGCTCCTTAGCTAAGCAGTATCCCCAAATGAAACTGCAGAACTACGGGATGACGGACGCAGGCAAACCCCTTACATTAATTACGCTTTCCCGTGATAAAGTTTTTGATCCTGCATTGATTAAAAAGCAAAATAAACGGGTACTGCTCATTAACAACGGCATACATCCGGGCGAGCCGGACGGGATTGATGCCAGCATGATGCTCGCCCGGGATCTGCTTAAAAAGAACCTGCTGCCGAAGGACGTAGTAATATGCATTATAGCCCTATACAACATTGATGGCAACATGAACCGCGGCACCTCCAGGGCAAACCAGAATGGCCCGCGGGCATATGGCTTCCGTGGTAATTACCGTAACCTTGACCTTAACCGCGATTTTATCAAAGTTGATAGCAGAAACGCGCTTGCATTCGCACAGATATTGAATACCTGGCAACCGGAAGTTTTGCTTGACAACCATGTGAGCGATGGCGCCGATTACCAATACGTGATGACGCTTATTGAAACACAAAAAGATAAGCAGAACCCGCTTTTAGCAGATTACACGGCTAAAACAATGACCGCCGACTTGTATAAAGGCATGAAGAAGAGCGGCTTCGAGATGATTCCGTACGGTGCGGGTGAATCAGGATTGCCGGATTCTGGTATTGTAAGCTTTATGGAAACTCCACGATTTTCTACGGGCTTTGCAGCACAGCACAACATCATTAGCTACATGACGGAAACGCACATGCTAAAACCCTATGACAAGCGTGTGTATGCTACCTACTACTTCATGCAGCACCTGATAGACATTTGCCAGCGCGATGCTAAAGTAATAGGCAACCTTAAAAAGAAGGCAGATGCGGAAGTTAGCGCTCAGAAAAGCTTTGCACTTGCCTGGCAGCTCGACAACAGCAAAATAGACACCATTACCTTCAAGGGCTTCGCTGCCGATTACAAAACCAGCGAGGTTAGCGGGTTAAAACGCCTTTATTACGACAGGACGAAGCCATACACCAAAACGGTTAAGTTTTACAACACGTACAAACCTTCGGTAATTGTCGACAAGCCTTTGGCGTATATAATTCCGCAAGCATGGGGTAAAGTTATAGAGCTGCTTAAGCTCAACAAAGTTGCAATGAAGCAATTCACGCACGATACCACACTGGCCCTGCAGATGTACTACATAGGCGATTACAAATCACCTCAGCGGCCTTATGAAGGCCACTACATCCATACTGGTGTTAAGGTAAATCCCATAGACATGAAGGTAAAGTTCTTCGAGGGCGATTACGTGATATATGTAAACCAGCCCATTAACCGTTATGTTGTGGAAACGCTGGAACCGCAGGGCGTGGATTCCTTCTTTGCATGGAACTTCTTTGACTCGGTACTGGGGCAAAAGGAATATTTCTCCGACTATGTTTTCGAAGACATAGCTGCCGACCTGTTAAAGAAAGATCCTGAACTTCGTAAAAAGCTGGATGATGAAAAAGCTAAGAACCCGCAAATGGCTAACAGTGCAGGCGCGCAGCTTAACTTTGTTTACCGCAATTCGCCCTATTTCGAAAAAACGTACCTGCGCTATCCTGTAGGTAGATTGTTAACCGATGCTAAACTCGATCTGAAATGA
- a CDS encoding rhomboid family intramembrane serine protease — protein MMEYLMVAPVASIIFALTLATSLYAFSNESIYGKFILNPYEVSRGYRVYTIITSGLIHKDWNHLFFNMLSYYFFAFQLEAVLGHWQFGVLYFVSMILADLPSIQKHKDDTWYNTLGASGAISAVVFSAILFNPRGEMGLLIIPGISFPAWVFGILYLVYCHFASKHARDNINHDAHLFGALSGILITIILHHSVVNDFISQFSGAN, from the coding sequence ATGATGGAATACCTGATGGTTGCTCCTGTAGCTTCCATAATATTTGCCTTAACGCTGGCAACTTCTCTTTACGCTTTTTCCAATGAGAGTATTTATGGCAAGTTTATCCTTAACCCGTACGAGGTATCCCGCGGTTATCGGGTATATACCATAATTACAAGCGGACTGATACATAAAGATTGGAACCATTTGTTCTTCAACATGCTTTCATACTACTTCTTTGCTTTTCAGCTGGAGGCAGTATTGGGGCACTGGCAGTTTGGAGTACTATATTTTGTCAGCATGATACTTGCCGATCTGCCGTCCATTCAAAAACATAAAGACGACACCTGGTACAATACACTTGGTGCATCCGGGGCAATCAGCGCAGTGGTTTTCAGTGCTATTTTGTTCAATCCCCGTGGCGAGATGGGGTTGCTAATTATTCCGGGGATCAGTTTCCCTGCCTGGGTATTTGGTATACTATACCTGGTATACTGTCACTTCGCGTCTAAGCATGCACGGGACAACATCAACCACGACGCTCACTTATTTGGTGCGCTTAGCGGTATACTCATCACCATCATTCTTCACCACAGCGTAGTGAACGATTTTATATCTCAGTTCAGCGGGGCAAATTAA
- a CDS encoding dipeptide epimerase: MKLTWQPFNLQLKHTFTIARFSRSSTPIMLVQAEHEGITGYGEASMVPYMGESHQTAADFLSRVDPSQIRYPLNFNDVIAYLDSIAPGNPAVKAAIDVSLHDLQGKLQQKPCWEIAGSLPDKMPVTSFTIGIDTRDVILQKVQEAAGFKVIKVKLGRDNDRELIQTIRSVTNVPLYVDANQGWTDRKQSLDLLYWLQEQGVVLVEQPMQKTDVEGNAWLTAHSPISLIGDEAVQRLADVDKAEGVYHGINIKLMKSAGMHEALLMIKRAQQLGLKVMIGCMSETSCATLAAAALAPQCDWADLDGPFLTSNNPYRLPDFEDGKWVLNKQPGLGLSL, from the coding sequence ATGAAACTGACCTGGCAGCCATTCAATTTACAGCTTAAGCATACTTTTACTATAGCCAGGTTTTCGCGTAGTTCAACACCAATAATGCTGGTACAGGCAGAGCATGAAGGCATAACAGGCTATGGCGAAGCATCTATGGTGCCCTACATGGGCGAAAGCCACCAAACCGCGGCAGACTTTCTTAGCCGTGTTGATCCAAGCCAAATAAGATATCCCCTCAACTTTAATGATGTTATTGCTTATCTCGACAGTATAGCCCCAGGCAATCCGGCGGTAAAAGCTGCTATAGACGTTTCCCTGCATGACCTCCAAGGAAAGCTGCAGCAAAAGCCTTGTTGGGAAATAGCAGGCAGCCTGCCGGACAAGATGCCGGTAACCAGCTTCACCATTGGTATAGACACCAGAGACGTGATCTTGCAAAAAGTGCAGGAGGCTGCAGGCTTTAAAGTAATCAAGGTAAAGCTGGGACGCGATAACGACAGGGAGCTTATACAAACAATCCGCTCGGTAACTAACGTGCCCTTGTACGTAGATGCCAACCAGGGCTGGACAGACCGCAAGCAAAGCCTCGACCTGCTGTACTGGCTGCAGGAACAAGGTGTAGTGTTGGTAGAACAACCCATGCAGAAGACAGATGTAGAAGGCAACGCCTGGCTTACCGCGCACAGCCCTATTTCGTTAATCGGCGATGAAGCCGTACAGCGCCTGGCTGATGTTGACAAGGCAGAGGGTGTTTACCATGGTATAAATATTAAGCTAATGAAGTCTGCCGGTATGCATGAAGCTTTGTTAATGATTAAGAGAGCCCAACAACTCGGGCTGAAGGTGATGATCGGCTGCATGAGCGAAACCAGTTGTGCAACGCTTGCCGCGGCGGCATTAGCACCACAATGCGACTGGGCAGATCTGGACGGGCCATTCCTAACCTCTAACAACCCCTACCGTCTGCCAGATTTTGAAGATGGTAAGTGGGTACTAAACAAACAGCCCGGGCTGGGCCTTTCCCTTTAA
- a CDS encoding glycoside hydrolase family 97 protein: MKIKYLLLLAFWPMVSSAQSVKTYHVKSPDGKIDASVNIGSNIQWSVKYNQTDVITPSAIGLVLSNGAVLGNNPVVKSNTTVNKDESFSTPIYKRARVRDNYNQLTLKFKGDYGVIFRAYNDGVAYRFVTSINNELTIKDEEANFNFADDNQGFFPLVNDYRNKDKFNTSFEAHYDNIKISAMKKDVPAFLPVVVSVSDQIKAAVMEADIEDYPGMYLTNNGTGLHGVFAAYPAEQGTGGYSSMNYVVKQRADYIAKTSGTRSFPWRAVVISTEDKQLADNDMAQKLAAPSRIKDISWVKPGKVAWDWWNDWNISHVSFKAGINVPTYKYYIDFAAANKLEYIIIDEGWSSDTDLNKISPDINIPEVVAYAKEKNVGVILWASWFATMQQTDAVFDKYSKMGVKGFKIDFIDRDDQFAVRSLYEIAQKAADHHLLVDYHGMYKPSGMQRTFPHILNFEGVKGLENMKWGVDNQPGYDVSAPFVRMLAGPMDYTPGGMRNAPKGDFRPVNNNPMTQGTRTHQLAMYPIFEAPLQMLADNPTIYMREQESTDFIASVPTTFDETVALDGKVGQFISLARRKGNTWYAGTMTNWDAREITIDLSFLGEGSYKAVIFEDGINANHNATDYVRKELTVSGKDKLTVKMASGGGWAARFEKQ; encoded by the coding sequence ATGAAAATAAAATATCTGTTGCTTTTGGCATTTTGGCCCATGGTGTCATCTGCGCAGTCAGTAAAAACCTATCACGTAAAATCGCCCGATGGTAAAATTGATGCCAGCGTTAACATCGGCAGCAATATACAGTGGTCTGTAAAGTATAACCAAACAGATGTGATCACCCCATCAGCTATTGGGCTGGTACTTAGTAACGGTGCCGTACTGGGCAACAACCCGGTGGTTAAAAGCAATACAACGGTTAACAAAGATGAGTCGTTTAGTACTCCTATCTACAAACGGGCCCGTGTTCGCGATAACTATAACCAGCTTACTCTGAAGTTTAAAGGTGACTATGGCGTAATCTTCCGCGCGTATAACGATGGTGTTGCTTACCGCTTTGTTACTTCGATAAATAACGAGCTGACCATTAAAGACGAGGAAGCGAATTTCAATTTTGCTGACGATAATCAGGGCTTCTTTCCGCTTGTAAATGACTATCGTAACAAGGACAAGTTCAATACATCCTTTGAGGCACACTACGACAACATCAAAATATCGGCAATGAAAAAAGATGTGCCTGCGTTTTTACCTGTCGTGGTAAGTGTTAGCGACCAGATTAAAGCCGCCGTAATGGAAGCAGATATTGAAGATTATCCCGGCATGTACCTCACCAACAATGGTACGGGTTTACATGGCGTATTTGCAGCCTACCCGGCAGAACAGGGCACTGGGGGTTATTCATCAATGAACTACGTGGTGAAACAAAGGGCTGATTACATTGCCAAAACTAGTGGTACCCGCAGCTTTCCGTGGCGCGCCGTTGTTATCAGTACCGAAGACAAACAGCTTGCGGATAACGATATGGCGCAAAAACTGGCAGCCCCATCAAGGATAAAGGATATCTCGTGGGTAAAACCTGGTAAAGTGGCCTGGGACTGGTGGAACGACTGGAACATTAGTCATGTTTCTTTTAAAGCAGGGATAAACGTACCAACCTACAAATACTATATAGATTTCGCCGCAGCAAATAAACTGGAGTACATTATTATAGACGAAGGCTGGTCCAGCGATACCGACCTGAACAAGATCTCTCCGGACATCAACATTCCCGAGGTGGTAGCCTATGCTAAAGAAAAAAATGTAGGCGTTATCCTTTGGGCAAGCTGGTTTGCCACCATGCAGCAAACAGATGCAGTGTTTGACAAATACTCCAAAATGGGTGTTAAAGGCTTTAAAATAGATTTTATCGACCGGGATGACCAGTTCGCTGTAAGGTCGCTTTACGAGATAGCGCAAAAAGCTGCGGACCACCACCTGTTGGTAGATTACCATGGTATGTACAAACCTTCGGGCATGCAGCGTACTTTTCCGCATATCCTGAACTTTGAGGGTGTAAAAGGCCTGGAGAACATGAAGTGGGGGGTAGACAACCAACCAGGCTATGATGTAAGTGCACCGTTCGTCCGAATGCTGGCTGGGCCAATGGACTACACACCAGGCGGCATGCGCAACGCACCGAAAGGCGATTTCAGGCCGGTAAATAACAACCCCATGACGCAGGGTACCCGCACCCACCAACTGGCTATGTACCCAATATTTGAAGCACCCCTGCAAATGCTGGCAGATAACCCAACCATATACATGCGTGAGCAGGAGAGTACAGATTTTATTGCGTCCGTTCCGACTACATTTGATGAAACCGTAGCGCTAGATGGCAAAGTGGGTCAGTTTATTAGTCTTGCACGCCGCAAGGGCAACACGTGGTATGCAGGCACCATGACCAATTGGGACGCACGTGAAATTACCATAGATCTTTCCTTTTTAGGTGAAGGCAGCTATAAAGCTGTAATATTTGAAGACGGTATAAACGCCAACCATAATGCAACCGACTATGTGCGTAAAGAACTAACCGTTAGCGGCAAAGACAAACTTACCGTAAAGATGGCATCCGGTGGGGGCTGGGCTGCACGGTTTGAAAAGCAGTAG